One genomic window of Streptomyces sp. NBC_00237 includes the following:
- a CDS encoding YncE family protein — protein sequence MPTITRRFRRTAATAVALAAGSSLALTGTASAQAKPAAGSTVTSAQLTAGLYQSSYSERNHVLWATAAVGRPPVTKSSLMKVDPRSLAVRATYTPPVTDPATGAVEAVYGVAVDDEHNTVWTTNTRNNSVSVYSQRDGKHLASLPNVAHAREIVVDERRDTVWASGFGDGTLVAFDSRTFKEKKRVTVTGSQPTGLALNKRTGTVYAADLGGDRIVEVSPHAKEPRLIPTGDGPISIALSADGRTAYTADQAAGSLSVVDLRKGAVAKTVPTGAGALSVATDVRSGKVLVANRGAGNVTVVDPRKGTVVETIATGANPNHITVTRGTAYVVDKSAVGTERQDQAHRIRIGR from the coding sequence ATGCCCACCATCACCCGCCGCTTCCGTCGCACCGCCGCCACCGCCGTCGCCCTCGCCGCGGGCAGCTCCCTCGCCCTGACGGGCACGGCGTCCGCGCAGGCCAAACCGGCCGCCGGTTCGACCGTCACCTCCGCCCAGCTCACCGCCGGCCTCTACCAGTCCTCGTACTCCGAGCGGAACCACGTGCTGTGGGCGACGGCCGCCGTGGGCCGCCCGCCGGTCACCAAGTCCTCGCTGATGAAGGTCGATCCGCGCTCGCTGGCGGTGCGGGCGACGTACACCCCGCCGGTCACCGACCCGGCCACCGGCGCCGTCGAGGCCGTCTACGGTGTCGCCGTCGACGACGAGCACAACACCGTCTGGACGACCAACACCCGCAACAACTCGGTCTCCGTCTACAGCCAGCGCGACGGCAAGCACCTGGCGAGCCTGCCGAACGTGGCGCACGCCCGTGAAATCGTGGTCGACGAGCGCCGCGACACGGTGTGGGCGAGCGGCTTCGGCGACGGCACCCTCGTCGCCTTCGACTCCCGTACGTTCAAGGAGAAGAAGCGCGTCACGGTGACGGGCAGCCAGCCCACCGGCCTGGCCCTCAACAAGCGCACGGGCACGGTCTACGCGGCCGACTTGGGCGGCGACCGCATCGTCGAGGTCTCCCCTCACGCCAAGGAGCCGCGCCTGATCCCCACCGGTGACGGCCCGATCTCGATCGCCCTGTCCGCCGACGGCCGCACCGCGTACACCGCCGACCAGGCCGCGGGCAGCCTCTCCGTCGTCGACCTCCGCAAGGGCGCGGTCGCCAAGACCGTCCCGACCGGCGCGGGCGCCCTGTCGGTCGCCACCGACGTCCGCTCGGGCAAGGTCCTCGTCGCGAACCGCGGCGCCGGAAACGTCACGGTCGTCGACCCCCGCAAGGGCACGGTCGTGGAGACCATCGCCACCGGCGCCAACCCGAACCACATCACGGTGACGCGCGGCACCGCGTACGTCGTGGACAAGTCCGCCGTGGGCACGGAGCGCCAGGACCAGGCGCACCGCATCCGCATCGGACGCTGA
- a CDS encoding M28 family peptidase, producing MAALALTTGLVSTLASSASAAAQPPPAPQAKSAARAIAAADAAVKSGFDTAVNAASQTYERRQVTPWVKDLYSVAYERRYRGLPVVGGDAVVLADGEGNVRSLQSASQTRIDVSIQPSVTAKRAETVSRSQQAKTDKVSGSRLVVKIKDGKQVLAWETTLTGRQAKAPSKLHVFVDARTGKVVDSYDEVVAGTANSKWNGPAPVAIDTTNANGTYSLRDPNRPGLSCADYATGQVFTKSTDSWGNGNPTSKETGCADLMFAAQKQSDMLTQWLGRNGVNGQGRTFPAKVGLNELNAYWDGSSVTIGRNSANEWIAGADVVAHEYGHAIDSNTPGGTGGQESGLGEATGDIFGALTEAYMSQPSPFDVPDYTVGEMINLQGRGPIRNMYNPSAINNDPSCYSSSIPGTETHAAAGPMNHWFYLLAEGTNPGGGKPNSSTCNQSTLTGVGVQNAGKIFYGAMLLKTSSMSYKKYRTATLTSAKTLDTATCNLFNKTKAAWDAISVPAQPGDPTCVPDGQNNDFSMALNPASGTVQQGASVSTTVVTNTTTGNAQSVALTASNLPAGVSATFSPATVQSGQSSTLTLSATANAAPGTTTIAVKGQGTTLSHSVDYVLNVGGTVPPTDPPNISVDNVRAHLAQFGTIASQNGGNRRAGSAGYTQSLAYVKGKLTAAGYQVTEQTCTTCTYPSNNLIADWPGGPEDQTTMFGAHLDGVSAGPGINDNASGSATLLENALVLAQKNPTMTKHVRFAWWTDEEQGLNGSEFYVNRLTAAQRAAIKGYYNFDMVGSTNAGYFINNVNSTTAAPLKAYWTSLNLAPEENVEGQGRSDDASFQAVGIPTSGYAAGASARKTAAQAQKWGGTANAAYDSCYHSACDTVNNINATVLDRSADGVAYGIWKTSVGTGTPTQDFSIGVNPAAGSANPGGNTTATVTTQTVSGNPQQVALSVSGAPSGVTATVSPTSVQSGSNATLSVAVGASTTPGTYTLNITGTGTTTHSTTYTLTVGGGTGCTPRQLVTNGGFESGQTGWTTTSGVITNQAGQPPHGGTYMAWLNGWGTTRTDNAAQTLTIPSGCASYKLSFFLHIDTDENENVVYDKFTVQVGSKTLQSFSNVDANTGYEQKTYDLAEFAGQTVALKFNGTEDQSLQTSFVVDDVTVQVN from the coding sequence GTGGCGGCGCTCGCGCTGACCACGGGACTCGTGAGCACACTCGCGAGTTCCGCATCGGCCGCGGCGCAGCCCCCGCCCGCCCCTCAGGCCAAGTCCGCGGCGCGTGCGATCGCCGCAGCCGACGCGGCCGTGAAGAGCGGTTTCGACACCGCGGTCAACGCCGCGTCGCAGACGTACGAAAGACGCCAGGTCACGCCCTGGGTGAAGGACCTCTACTCGGTGGCGTACGAGCGAAGATACCGGGGCCTTCCGGTGGTCGGCGGCGACGCGGTCGTGCTCGCCGACGGCGAGGGGAACGTGCGTTCCCTCCAGTCTGCTTCGCAGACCCGCATCGACGTGTCGATCCAGCCCTCGGTCACCGCGAAGCGCGCCGAGACGGTGTCCCGCTCCCAGCAGGCCAAGACCGACAAGGTCAGCGGCAGCCGACTGGTCGTCAAGATCAAGGACGGCAAGCAAGTCCTCGCCTGGGAGACGACCTTGACGGGTCGTCAGGCCAAGGCGCCGAGCAAGCTGCATGTCTTCGTGGACGCGCGGACGGGTAAGGTCGTCGACAGTTACGACGAGGTCGTCGCGGGCACCGCCAACAGCAAGTGGAACGGCCCGGCCCCCGTCGCCATCGACACCACCAACGCGAACGGCACCTACTCCCTGCGCGACCCCAACCGCCCCGGCCTGAGCTGTGCCGACTACGCCACCGGCCAGGTGTTCACCAAGTCCACCGACTCCTGGGGCAACGGCAATCCGACCTCCAAGGAGACCGGCTGCGCCGACCTGATGTTCGCGGCGCAGAAGCAGTCGGACATGCTCACCCAGTGGCTCGGCCGCAACGGGGTCAACGGGCAGGGCCGCACCTTCCCCGCCAAGGTCGGGCTGAACGAACTCAACGCGTACTGGGACGGCAGTTCCGTCACCATTGGCCGCAACAGCGCCAACGAGTGGATAGCGGGCGCGGACGTCGTCGCCCACGAGTACGGGCACGCCATCGACTCCAACACCCCCGGTGGCACCGGCGGCCAGGAGTCCGGGCTCGGCGAGGCGACCGGTGACATCTTCGGTGCGCTGACCGAGGCGTACATGAGCCAGCCCTCCCCGTTCGACGTGCCCGACTACACCGTCGGCGAGATGATCAACCTCCAGGGCCGGGGCCCGATCCGCAACATGTACAACCCCTCGGCCATCAACAACGACCCGTCCTGCTACAGCTCCTCGATCCCCGGCACCGAGACGCACGCCGCGGCGGGCCCGATGAACCACTGGTTCTACCTGCTCGCCGAGGGCACCAACCCCGGTGGCGGCAAGCCGAACTCCAGCACCTGCAACCAGTCGACGCTGACCGGCGTCGGCGTCCAGAACGCCGGAAAGATCTTCTACGGGGCGATGCTGCTGAAGACCAGCAGCATGTCGTACAAGAAGTACCGCACGGCGACACTGACCTCGGCGAAGACCCTGGACACCGCGACCTGCAACCTGTTCAACAAGACGAAGGCCGCGTGGGACGCGATCAGCGTGCCCGCCCAGCCCGGTGACCCGACCTGTGTGCCGGACGGCCAGAACAACGACTTCTCGATGGCGCTGAACCCGGCGTCGGGCACCGTCCAGCAGGGCGCTTCGGTCTCCACGACCGTCGTCACCAACACCACGACGGGCAACGCCCAGTCGGTGGCGCTGACCGCGAGCAACCTGCCCGCCGGGGTCTCCGCGACCTTCAGCCCCGCGACGGTGCAGTCCGGCCAGTCCTCGACGCTCACGCTGTCCGCCACGGCGAACGCCGCACCCGGCACGACCACGATCGCCGTGAAGGGCCAGGGCACCACGCTCTCCCACAGCGTCGACTACGTGCTCAACGTCGGCGGCACGGTGCCGCCCACCGACCCGCCGAACATCAGCGTCGACAACGTCCGCGCACACCTCGCCCAGTTCGGCACGATCGCCTCGCAGAACGGCGGCAACCGCCGGGCGGGCAGCGCCGGTTACACCCAGTCGCTGGCGTACGTGAAGGGCAAGCTCACGGCCGCGGGCTACCAGGTCACCGAGCAGACCTGCACCACCTGCACGTACCCCTCGAACAACCTGATCGCCGACTGGCCGGGCGGCCCCGAGGACCAGACGACCATGTTCGGCGCGCACCTCGACGGCGTCTCCGCGGGCCCCGGCATCAACGACAACGCCTCCGGCTCCGCGACGCTCCTGGAGAACGCGCTCGTCCTGGCCCAGAAGAACCCGACGATGACCAAGCACGTGCGCTTCGCCTGGTGGACGGACGAGGAGCAGGGCCTCAACGGCTCCGAGTTCTACGTCAACCGGCTCACGGCGGCGCAGCGCGCGGCCATCAAGGGCTACTACAACTTCGACATGGTCGGCTCGACCAACGCCGGTTACTTCATCAACAACGTCAACTCCACCACCGCCGCCCCGCTGAAGGCGTACTGGACCTCTCTCAACCTCGCTCCCGAGGAGAACGTCGAGGGCCAGGGCCGCAGTGACGACGCGTCCTTCCAGGCGGTCGGCATTCCGACCTCCGGCTACGCGGCCGGGGCCAGCGCCCGCAAGACCGCCGCACAGGCGCAGAAGTGGGGCGGCACGGCGAACGCCGCGTACGACTCCTGCTACCACAGCGCCTGCGACACCGTGAACAACATCAACGCCACGGTCCTGGACCGCAGCGCCGACGGTGTCGCGTACGGCATCTGGAAGACCTCGGTCGGCACCGGTACCCCGACGCAGGACTTCTCCATCGGCGTCAACCCGGCCGCGGGCAGCGCCAACCCGGGCGGCAACACCACCGCCACGGTCACCACCCAGACGGTGAGCGGCAACCCGCAGCAGGTCGCCCTGTCGGTCTCCGGCGCCCCGTCCGGTGTGACGGCCACCGTGAGCCCGACGTCCGTGCAGTCCGGCAGCAACGCGACGCTGTCCGTGGCGGTGGGCGCGAGCACGACCCCCGGCACGTACACGCTGAACATCACCGGTACGGGCACGACCACCCACAGCACCACCTACACGCTCACGGTCGGCGGCGGCACCGGCTGCACGCCCCGCCAGCTGGTCACCAACGGCGGCTTCGAGAGCGGCCAGACCGGGTGGACGACCACCAGCGGCGTCATCACCAACCAGGCGGGCCAGCCCCCGCACGGCGGCACCTACATGGCCTGGCTGAACGGCTGGGGCACCACGCGCACCGACAACGCGGCCCAGACGCTGACGATCCCGTCGGGCTGCGCCTCGTACAAGCTCTCGTTCTTCCTGCACATCGACACGGACGAGAACGAGAACGTGGTGTACGACAAGTTCACGGTCCAGGTCGGCAGCAAGACGCTCCAGTCCTTCTCCAACGTGGACGCCAACACGGGGTACGAGCAGAAGACCTACGACCTGGCGGAGTTCGCCGGTCAGACGGTCGCACTGAAGTTCAACGGCACGGAGGACCAGTCCCTCCAGACCTCCTTCGTGGTGGACGACGTGACGGTTCAGGTGAACTGA
- a CDS encoding alpha/beta hydrolase, with the protein MRRRTFLTSAAATATAFTALGAGFGTSPASAAPAPLELPRPTGPHPIGLATLHLRDESRADPWVPDERRELMVSLWYPARSASATSAAYLTAAESTTYLASAGFDLPPRLLSTVRTHASVGARAERTRGGLPLVILSPGLGMPRATLSVVAEELASRGYAVAGIGHNYEADGITFPDGHTTAGKVPDRSHFPRLGLGRAADVSFALDQLLSGHGQLPCGVRIDAGRIAMAGHSAGGFSTLPAMLRDRRIRAGLNIDGNFHVPNDVPLDRPYLMLGIPSHVPGGPDPTWDATWPELTGWRRWLSVEGVGHLSFTDVAPLGKQLGIPFQDLDGGRVAALTRAYVAAFADTHLRGRPAALLEGPSPLYPEVRFHRPGP; encoded by the coding sequence ATGAGACGACGCACCTTCCTGACCAGCGCCGCAGCGACGGCCACGGCATTCACCGCCCTCGGCGCGGGCTTCGGTACGAGCCCCGCATCGGCCGCCCCCGCACCACTGGAACTGCCGCGCCCCACCGGCCCGCACCCGATCGGTCTGGCCACCCTGCACCTGCGCGACGAGAGCCGGGCGGACCCGTGGGTCCCGGACGAGCGGCGGGAGTTGATGGTCTCGCTCTGGTATCCGGCGCGGAGCGCGTCGGCCACTTCGGCGGCGTACCTGACCGCCGCCGAGTCGACGACGTATCTCGCCTCCGCCGGATTCGACCTGCCGCCGAGGCTGCTGAGCACCGTCCGCACGCACGCCTCCGTGGGCGCGCGGGCGGAACGGACGCGCGGCGGGCTGCCCCTGGTGATCCTGTCGCCGGGTCTCGGCATGCCCCGGGCCACCCTGTCGGTCGTGGCCGAGGAGCTGGCGAGCCGGGGGTACGCGGTCGCGGGGATCGGCCACAACTACGAGGCCGACGGGATCACCTTTCCCGACGGGCACACCACCGCGGGCAAGGTGCCGGACCGGAGCCACTTCCCCCGGCTGGGCCTCGGGCGGGCGGCGGACGTGTCCTTCGCGCTGGATCAACTTCTGTCAGGACACGGCCAGTTGCCGTGCGGCGTACGCATCGACGCCGGGCGCATCGCGATGGCAGGGCACTCGGCGGGCGGCTTCAGCACGCTTCCCGCCATGCTGCGCGACCGCCGGATCCGGGCCGGGCTGAACATCGACGGCAACTTCCACGTCCCGAACGACGTCCCGCTGGACCGCCCGTACCTGATGCTGGGCATACCCAGCCACGTGCCGGGCGGCCCGGACCCCACCTGGGACGCGACCTGGCCCGAACTCACCGGCTGGAGGCGCTGGTTGAGCGTGGAGGGGGTCGGCCATCTGTCGTTCACCGACGTGGCCCCGCTGGGCAAGCAGCTCGGCATCCCCTTCCAGGACCTCGACGGCGGGCGCGTGGCCGCCCTGACCCGGGCGTACGTCGCGGCGTTCGCCGACACCCATCTGCGGGGACGGCCCGCCGCCCTGCTCGAAGGGCCTTCGCCGCTCTACCCGGAGGTGCGCTTCCACCGGCCGGGCCCATAA
- a CDS encoding HAD family phosphatase yields MSTPHSLFVLFDLDGTLVDSEPNYYEAGRRLLEQHGVPDFSWEENARFIGIGTRETLEILRERYGIATGVDLLLAEYNRLYLELARASTEVFPQMRKLVERLHAEGVPMAVASGSSREAIVAVLEGTGLDAYLGEAAGAVIVSAEEVAHGKPAPDVFLAAAARLRAEPGYCAVFEDAAPGVTAAFAAGMRCAAIPYMATEYQATEFPATEFPATEFATADLLFSGGQADFTAEAALVWLGLG; encoded by the coding sequence ATGAGTACACCGCACTCGCTCTTCGTCCTCTTCGATCTCGACGGCACGCTGGTGGACAGCGAGCCCAACTACTACGAGGCGGGGCGTCGCCTCCTCGAACAGCACGGCGTGCCGGACTTCAGCTGGGAGGAGAACGCCCGGTTCATCGGCATCGGGACGCGCGAGACGCTGGAGATCCTGCGGGAGCGGTACGGGATCGCCACCGGCGTCGACCTGCTGCTGGCCGAGTACAACCGGCTGTATCTGGAGCTCGCCCGCGCCTCCACCGAGGTGTTCCCCCAGATGCGCAAGCTGGTGGAGCGGCTGCACGCCGAGGGGGTGCCGATGGCGGTGGCGTCGGGCTCCTCGCGGGAGGCGATCGTCGCGGTGCTGGAGGGCACGGGGCTCGACGCGTACCTGGGCGAGGCGGCGGGCGCGGTGATCGTGTCGGCGGAGGAGGTGGCGCACGGCAAGCCCGCCCCGGACGTCTTCCTGGCCGCCGCGGCGCGGCTGCGGGCGGAACCCGGGTACTGCGCGGTGTTCGAGGACGCGGCACCGGGCGTGACGGCGGCGTTCGCGGCGGGGATGCGGTGTGCGGCGATTCCGTACATGGCCACGGAGTACCAGGCCACTGAGTTCCCGGCCACGGAGTTCCCGGCGACTGAGTTCGCCACCGCCGACCTGCTCTTCTCCGGCGGTCAGGCCGACTTCACTGCGGAGGCGGCGCTCGTCTGGCTGGGGCTGGGGTGA
- a CDS encoding Lrp/AsnC family transcriptional regulator has protein sequence MSVDELDTRILRLLIEQPRTSVREYARILGIARGTLQARLDRLEREGVITGTGPTLSPAALGHPVLAFVHVEVTQGHLDEVGDALAGVPEIVEAFSITGGGDLMTRVVARDAGHLEDVIQRLIQVPGVVRTRTEVALRERVPHRLLPLVEAVGRAARAR, from the coding sequence TTGTCAGTGGATGAGCTGGACACCCGGATTCTGCGTCTGCTGATCGAGCAGCCCCGCACGAGCGTGCGCGAGTACGCCCGGATCCTGGGGATCGCACGCGGCACCCTCCAGGCGAGGCTGGACCGGCTGGAGCGGGAGGGCGTGATCACCGGCACGGGGCCGACCCTGTCCCCTGCCGCGCTCGGGCATCCGGTGCTGGCGTTCGTCCACGTGGAGGTGACGCAGGGGCATCTGGACGAGGTGGGGGACGCGCTCGCCGGGGTGCCGGAGATCGTGGAGGCGTTCTCGATCACGGGTGGCGGGGACCTGATGACACGGGTGGTGGCGCGGGACGCCGGTCATCTGGAGGACGTGATCCAGCGGCTGATCCAGGTGCCGGGCGTGGTCAGGACGCGTACGGAGGTGGCCCTGCGGGAGCGGGTGCCGCACCGGCTGCTGCCGCTGGTGGAGGCGGTCGGGAGGGCGGCGCGGGCCCGGTGA
- a CDS encoding FUSC family protein, protein MFHAPDPGLLRLRVSTRAVIGIGCAVAVAELCGMSLTASIVGGLAALLALFTVQDPTVPRQALTTVLLPVAGFPVLALATLLHDHPLPRDLAFLAVVLAGAYARRWGPRGHALGTFGFMMFFVTQFLHAVPGQLPELYGSVAIATAVSALVRFGLWRIERRTPPPVGPAPLTGLGFARPTTRQAFQVTAACAFALAIGQVLSEDRWYWAVGAAWWIFVNTASRGETLVRGFRRVLGTVVGIAAGFLVAIPLDGAPVPTAALVAVCVFGIFYTAGPSYSWMMFFVTVMAGLLYGLLGVLHPGLLVLRVQETAVGAIGAALAVAVVLPVTTHAATDAWIQRALHSVRVCTGEAARRLAGEAHADPSPHVAELELLLGRVRLSLAPLVHPLSPVRARKARARQVLALLDDCAREVRGLAGIAADAEASHDARLTAACWRVERAVEALVAPRNASSGAQNAPADEHAPDVTALVHLHAIERALAQLAVPLGGQARPSSVSDC, encoded by the coding sequence ATGTTCCACGCACCGGACCCGGGACTGCTGCGGCTGCGGGTCTCGACCCGTGCCGTCATCGGCATCGGCTGCGCGGTCGCCGTCGCCGAACTGTGCGGCATGTCCCTGACAGCGTCTATCGTCGGCGGTCTCGCCGCCCTGCTGGCGCTCTTCACCGTCCAGGACCCGACCGTCCCCCGCCAGGCCCTCACGACGGTCCTGCTGCCGGTCGCCGGTTTCCCGGTCCTCGCCCTGGCCACCCTCCTGCACGACCACCCGCTCCCGCGCGACCTGGCCTTCCTCGCGGTCGTCCTGGCGGGCGCGTACGCACGGCGGTGGGGGCCGCGCGGGCACGCGCTCGGCACGTTCGGCTTCATGATGTTCTTCGTCACGCAGTTCCTGCACGCCGTGCCGGGACAGCTTCCCGAGCTGTACGGATCGGTCGCGATCGCGACCGCTGTGTCCGCCCTGGTCCGCTTCGGGCTCTGGCGCATCGAACGGCGCACGCCGCCGCCCGTCGGCCCCGCCCCGCTCACCGGCCTCGGTTTCGCCCGGCCGACCACCCGCCAGGCATTCCAGGTCACCGCCGCGTGCGCGTTCGCACTCGCGATCGGGCAAGTGCTCTCCGAGGACCGCTGGTACTGGGCGGTCGGCGCGGCCTGGTGGATCTTCGTCAACACCGCCTCGCGCGGCGAGACCCTGGTGCGCGGCTTCCGCCGGGTGCTCGGCACGGTCGTCGGCATCGCCGCCGGATTCCTCGTCGCGATCCCGCTCGACGGGGCCCCCGTACCCACGGCGGCCCTCGTCGCCGTCTGCGTCTTCGGCATCTTCTACACGGCGGGCCCCAGCTACTCCTGGATGATGTTCTTCGTCACCGTCATGGCCGGTCTGCTGTACGGGCTGCTCGGCGTGCTGCACCCCGGGCTGCTCGTCCTGCGGGTCCAGGAGACCGCCGTCGGCGCGATCGGCGCGGCCCTCGCCGTCGCGGTCGTCCTCCCCGTCACCACGCACGCCGCCACCGACGCGTGGATCCAGCGCGCCCTGCACTCCGTGCGTGTGTGCACGGGGGAAGCCGCCCGCCGACTGGCCGGGGAGGCGCACGCCGACCCCTCCCCGCACGTCGCCGAACTGGAGCTGCTGCTCGGCCGGGTCAGGCTCTCGCTCGCCCCGCTCGTCCATCCGCTGAGCCCGGTACGCGCCCGCAAGGCGCGGGCCCGCCAGGTGCTGGCCCTGCTCGACGACTGTGCCCGTGAGGTGCGCGGTCTCGCGGGCATCGCCGCCGACGCCGAGGCGTCCCACGACGCACGCCTCACCGCCGCCTGCTGGCGGGTGGAGCGGGCCGTGGAGGCGCTCGTCGCGCCCCGGAACGCGTCCTCGGGAGCCCAGAACGCCCCTGCGGACGAGCACGCCCCCGACGTGACGGCCCTCGTGCACCTCCACGCCATCGAACGCGCCCTGGCGCAGTTGGCCGTACCGCTGGGCGGGCAGGCGCGTCCGTCTTCCGTGAGCGATTGCTGA